The following proteins come from a genomic window of Diceros bicornis minor isolate mBicDic1 chromosome 4, mDicBic1.mat.cur, whole genome shotgun sequence:
- the PSMB4 gene encoding proteasome subunit beta type-4 translates to MRSFLKSRSELSAGGPAPGQFYRIPPTPGCLVDPASALYGAPITRTQNPMVTGTSVLGVKFDGGVVIAADMLGSYGSLARFRNISRIMRVNNSTMLGASGDYADFQYLKQVLGQMVIDEELLGDGHSYSPKAIHSWLTRAMYSRRSKMNPLWNTMVIGGYADGESFLGYVDMLGVAYEAPSVATGYGAYLAQPLLREILEKQPVLSQTEARELVERCMRVLYYRDARSYNRFQIATVTEKGVEIEGPLSAETNWDIAHMISGFE, encoded by the exons ATGAGATCGTTTTTGAAGTCGCGGTCCGAACTTTCGGCCGGGGGTCCGGCCCCCGGGCAGTTTTACCGCATCCCGCCCACTCCCGGCTGCCTCGTGGACCCGGCGTCCGCGCTGTACGGGGCTCCGATTACGCGCACCCA gaACCCCATGGTGACCGGGACCTCGGTCCTAGGCGTTAAGTTTGATGGCGGAGTGGTGATCGCAGCAGACATGCTGGGCTCCTACGGCTCCTTGGCTCGTTTCCGCAACATCTCTCGCATTATGCGAGTCAACAACAGCACCATGCTGGGTGCTTCCGGAGACTACGCTGATTTCCAATATTTGAAGCAAGTTCTCGGCCAGATGGT GATTGATGAGGAGCTGTTGGGAGATGGACACAGCTACAGTCCTAAAGCTATTCATTCATGGCTGACCAGAGCTATGTACAGCCGCCGCTCCAAGATGAACCCCCTGTGGAACACCATGGTCATTGGAGGCTATGCTGATGGAGAGAG CTTCCTGGGTTATGTGGACATGCTTGGTGTAGCCTATGAAGCCCCTTCGGTGGCCACTGGTTATGGTGCATATTTGGCTCAG CCTCTGCTGCGGGAAATTCTGGAGAAGCAGCCAGTGCTGAGCCAGACCGAGGCCCGGGAGCTAGTGGAACGCTGCATGCGAGTGCTGTACTATCGAGATGCCCGTTCTTATAACCGG ttTCAAATCGCCACTGTAACCGAAAAAGGTGTTGAAATAGAGGGACCACTGTCTGCAGAGACCAACTGGGATATTGCCCACATGATCAG TGGCTTTGAATGA